GGTGCTGTACCTGGAAGACTGCGCGCGCCAGGCGGGCCTTGAGACGCGTTTTATCTATATCGAAGAGATTGGCCTGGGCCTTGGCGGCGTGCTGACGGATTTGGACGATAATGTTATCCGGCAGGCGTTTAAGCTCTATCCCCTGGAGTGGATGATGCGCGACGACAACGGCCCGCTGCTCTGTAAGCGCGCCGAGCGCTGGTATGAGCCGCTGTGGAAAAGCATTCTCAGCAATAAAGGGCTACTGCCGCTGCTCTGGGCGCAGTTTCCGGGCCATCCGAATCTGTTACCGGCGTGGTTCAACAACGATTTCGCGCGCGAGCGGCATGATGTCGCGCAGGCGCTTGCGGGCTACGCAGGATACGTTCGCAAACCGCTGTTCTCACGCGAAGGCGGCAACGTGACGCTATTTGATAACGCCGACCAGGTGCTGGCCCACGAAGAGGGCGATTATGGCAACGAGCCGGTTATCTGGCAGGCGTTTCAGGCGCTGCCGCGCTTTGGCGACAGCTATACGCTGCTCGGCAGCTGGATTGTCGGCGATGAGCCCGCGGGTATTGGCATCCGCGAAGATGTCTCGCTTATTACTAAAGATACCTCTCGTTTCATTCCTCACTATATCG
This sequence is a window from Cronobacter sakazakii. Protein-coding genes within it:
- a CDS encoding glutathionylspermidine synthase family protein; translated protein: MLRHHTPVRPDLARIAHEHGFHFHIIDDEIYWDESRAYRFTLRQIEEQIEAPTAELHEMCLDVVDSAVRDARLLERLAIPELYWDAIAQSWKDQDPSLYGRMDFVWTGQGPVKLLEYNADTPTSLYESAYFQWQWLEDARRQGVIPRDADQFNSLQEKLIARLAEIATPEPLYFSCCQESEEDRGTVLYLEDCARQAGLETRFIYIEEIGLGLGGVLTDLDDNVIRQAFKLYPLEWMMRDDNGPLLCKRAERWYEPLWKSILSNKGLLPLLWAQFPGHPNLLPAWFNNDFARERHDVAQALAGYAGYVRKPLFSREGGNVTLFDNADQVLAHEEGDYGNEPVIWQAFQALPRFGDSYTLLGSWIVGDEPAGIGIREDVSLITKDTSRFIPHYIAG